One genomic region from Cydia pomonella isolate Wapato2018A chromosome 4, ilCydPomo1, whole genome shotgun sequence encodes:
- the LOC133516919 gene encoding uncharacterized protein LOC133516919, translating into MDLKNLKKTRASFKSKLTIFKSYLEPLLSCHTLNNLQNHELNTRFIKIQDMYNDFDSVQTDIENLTEIPGDEHTERENFETSYFGALAAAQELLSRHTAAGAASAAPEDNLVTGRTLTMIPAPLVQDSPIHTLTRYQRIEALKAHFWKRYYKEFISELQVRNKWRRDGGQLKLGEMVLVKDDRLPPSRWLLGRVTAVYPGNDGVSRVADVTTTTGTLRRAYNRLCPLPLTLDQDGPRGPAC; encoded by the exons ATGGatttaaaaaatctcaaaaaaacacGTGCCTCTTTCAAATCAAAGCTCAccatatttaaatcatatttagaGCCTCTTTTGTCATGCCATACGCTAAATAATTTGCAAAATCATGAGCTGAATACCAGATTCATTAAAATCCAAGATATGTACAATGATTTTGATTCAGTTCAAACTGATATAGAAAATTTGACGGAAATTCCAGGTGACGAGCACACAGAACGGGAAAATTTCGAGACAAGCTACTTTGGTGCCTTGGCTGCTGCGCAGGAACTGCTCAGCAGGCACACCGCGGCTGGTGCTGCTTCTGCGGCGCCTGAGGACAATCTGGTAACGG GCCGAACGCTCACTATGATACCTGCTCCCTTGGTGCAAGACTCGCCGATACATACCCTAACGAGATATCAGAGAATAGAAGCACTAAAAGCGCATTTTTGGAAGCGGTATTATAAGGAATTCATTTCAGAACTGCAGGTCCGAAACAAATGGCGCAGGGATGGAGGCCAGCTGAAGCTTGGCGAGATGGTTCTCGTCAAGGACGACCGCTTGCCCCCCAGTAGATGGCTGCTTGGGCGAGTCACCGCAGTCTACCCGGGCAACGACGGAGTCAGCCGCGTCGCTGACGTCACCACCACCACAGGGACGCTGAGAAGGGCCTACAACAGGCTCTGCCCGCTCCCACTGACATTGGACCAGGATGGTCCAAGGGGGCCAGCTTGTTAA